Part of the Cellulomonas hominis genome, CGAGGACTACTGGTGCGGCGTCGTCCTGCACGGCCGGGAGCCCGCCGCGCCGTGGGACGCGGTCGACTGGGACGCCGACCCGGACGCCGACTGGCACCTCGCGAGCGGGCGGGACGGCGTGGCGCTGCGCGGGGTGTTCGACGCCGCCGTCGCCGCGTCGGACGCCGCCGTGGACGCGGTGCTCGACGCCCCCGGTGGCGCCGGCCTGGACTCCCTGGCCGCGCGCGAGCGGCACGGGGAGCGCGTCAGCCTGCGCTGGATCCTCGTGCACCTCGTGGAGGAGTACGCGCGGCACAACGGGCACGCGGACGTGCTGCGGGAGGCGGTCGACGGCAGCACGGGGGAGTGACGCCGCGCGGGACGGGCCGGCAGAGGGCGTCGAGTCGGGCACGGCAGCACGCTCGGGGGTCGAGCGGGTCGAGGGTCAAGGCGACGCCCGCGCGGACAGGGTCGCCGCTAGGGTCGGCGCCATGGTGACGGAGCCGCGGCGACCCTGGTGGCAGGCGACCCGGACGCCCCTGGCGGGGTTCGCGATCGGGGCGTTCTGGATCACGTTCGGGCTGGTCAGGTGGTGGACGCGGGACGGCGACGTGACGCTCGACCTGGTGCTGTCGGTCGCGTTCGTGCTGCTGGGCGCGGCGTATGTCGCGAGCTCGGTGGCGCTGGTGCGCCGGGCGCGCGCACCGGAGACGGGACCGTCGGCCCGAGGCCACGGCCGGGCGGCGGCCGTCGCGGACTGCGTTCGTGGACGGGAGGCGTGGCCGGCGTCGTCGGCGGACGCCGATGCGGGTGACGCTCGCGATCCCGGCCCGCCAGCGGACTGGTACAGCGACGTATCGAGTTGAGACGAGTAGCCCAGGCGCAGCGGTGTGAGTTACCGACCGCGGCAAGCGCGACGCCCCCTTCGCCACGCCATTGCGCCGCTAGTAGCCCGTTCTACCTCAGGGCTTGCGTCGGCCAGATACCCAGTCGACGAAACCGAGCAGCTCCTGGGGCGGGGGACCTGGGCGCACCACGTGGAGCGTCTTACGCGTGACGCGGGTCAGGTCTCGCATATCGATCGTGCCCGCCTCGATGATGCGCA contains:
- a CDS encoding DUF664 domain-containing protein produces the protein MTATGVTPPVDRRDPPPAGDEVTLLRAFLAFHRDTLRLKTSGVDDAGLHRALPPSTMTLGSLLTHLAFVEDYWCGVVLHGREPAAPWDAVDWDADPDADWHLASGRDGVALRGVFDAAVAASDAAVDAVLDAPGGAGLDSLAARERHGERVSLRWILVHLVEEYARHNGHADVLREAVDGSTGE